One part of the Bacillus sp. FJAT-27916 genome encodes these proteins:
- a CDS encoding type III pantothenate kinase, whose product MLLVLEVGNSNILIGVYEDDYLRYHWRIETNQRKTEDEYGLIFSQLFSHSGVSAEQIEGIIMSSVVPPIMPALIKMCSKYFHLEPLVVGPGIKTGLHIKYENPREVGSDRIVNAVAAIEEYGAPIIIVDFGTATTYCYVNEHQQYMGGAIAPGIEISMEALFERASKLPRVEILRPEGIIGKTTVSAMQAGILYGVIGQVEGIVNRIKKQSKQQPKVIATGVWADLIAGETTVIDEVAPFLTLKGLQIIYKKNRP is encoded by the coding sequence ATGCTGCTCGTTTTAGAAGTGGGGAATTCGAATATCTTGATAGGGGTTTATGAGGATGATTATTTGCGTTACCACTGGAGAATTGAAACGAATCAACGAAAAACCGAGGATGAGTACGGCCTAATTTTCTCTCAGTTATTTAGTCATTCGGGTGTCTCGGCTGAACAAATTGAAGGAATTATTATGTCCTCCGTTGTACCGCCGATTATGCCTGCCCTTATCAAGATGTGCTCAAAGTATTTTCATTTGGAACCGCTTGTGGTGGGACCGGGAATTAAGACAGGTCTTCATATTAAGTACGAAAATCCCCGTGAAGTCGGGAGTGATCGAATCGTCAATGCGGTGGCTGCCATAGAAGAATACGGGGCGCCAATCATCATTGTGGATTTTGGGACGGCAACCACGTATTGTTATGTTAATGAGCATCAACAATATATGGGTGGAGCCATTGCGCCTGGTATTGAAATCTCAATGGAAGCCCTTTTTGAGAGAGCCTCCAAATTGCCAAGGGTTGAAATCTTACGACCTGAAGGCATAATAGGGAAGACGACAGTTTCGGCCATGCAGGCAGGGATCTTGTATGGAGTCATCGGTCAGGTTGAGGGAATTGTCAACCGTATAAAGAAACAAAGTAAACAGCAACCTAAGGTTATTGCAACAGGAGTATGGGCAGATCTCATTGCCGGTGAGACAACAGTCATCGATGAGGTGGCGCCGTTCCTGACTTTGAAGGGGCTGCAAATCATATATAAGAAGAATCGGCCGTAG
- the hslO gene encoding Hsp33 family molecular chaperone HslO, producing MNDYLVRALAYEGQVRAYAVSTTETVGEAQRRHDTWRTASAALGRAMTAGVMMGAMQKGDAKITISIEGNGPLGPIIVDANANGEVRGYVTNPHVDFASREGGKLDVRRAVGTEGTLSVVKDVGMKDNFSGRVPLVSGELGEDFTYYFALSEQTPSSVGVGVLVNGDDTIAVAGGFIIQLLPNTDDAVITQIENSLNNMPYISEMLKDGLKPEEILYRILGEENVKVLDTMPIKFECQCSKDRYSRAIIGLGKEEIQDMIDTEGGIEAQCHFCNETYAFTTEELEELKKEAK from the coding sequence ATGAACGATTATTTAGTAAGAGCATTGGCCTATGAAGGGCAAGTAAGGGCATATGCCGTATCAACAACAGAAACAGTAGGAGAGGCGCAAAGACGCCATGATACATGGAGAACAGCATCTGCCGCCCTGGGAAGAGCGATGACTGCTGGTGTCATGATGGGGGCCATGCAAAAGGGTGACGCAAAGATTACGATCAGCATTGAGGGGAATGGACCGCTCGGCCCGATTATCGTGGATGCCAATGCAAATGGGGAAGTGCGCGGTTATGTCACAAATCCGCATGTTGATTTCGCATCTCGTGAAGGCGGGAAGCTTGATGTCCGCCGTGCAGTAGGTACAGAGGGAACGTTATCTGTCGTTAAGGATGTAGGGATGAAGGATAATTTCTCCGGAAGAGTACCTTTAGTCTCTGGTGAACTAGGCGAAGACTTCACCTACTATTTCGCCCTTTCTGAACAAACACCAAGCTCAGTTGGTGTTGGGGTTCTTGTAAATGGGGATGATACGATTGCCGTTGCAGGAGGATTCATTATCCAGCTGCTTCCGAATACAGATGATGCCGTGATTACGCAAATAGAGAATTCCTTAAATAATATGCCGTATATCTCTGAAATGCTGAAGGACGGGTTAAAGCCTGAGGAGATTCTCTATCGTATTCTTGGAGAGGAAAACGTGAAAGTATTGGATACGATGCCAATCAAGTTTGAGTGCCAATGCTCAAAAGACCGATACAGCAGGGCTATTATTGGACTCGGTAAAGAGGAAATTCAGGATATGATTGATACAGAGGGCGGCATAGAAGCTCAATGTCATTTCTGTAATGAAACATATGCCTTCACCACAGAAGAACTAGAAGAACTGAAAAAAGAAGCAAAGTAA
- a CDS encoding peptidylprolyl isomerase, producing the protein MSVKQCWAIIAGLILLNISTVLYFLYGGTSKNNLDDTVASVGDVNIQRAELADKLDLSYGRETLRKMVNDEVIRQMADKNGLSVTKEEVEMERRLHQSTYGYGKEEGRDEKKLMEQLKLSILFEKILTKDVQVAAEEIERYLDENNSLFNKPDLYHVSHIIVEKKSDAENIIKDLKAGADFSALAMEYSPSDPEYDLGMLSLETDTIPTSYKVSLKNLKAGQWSEPHEVDEGYAVLYVEEFMEGKTYTAEQLEPYVKRRIAMEQLDAVAAVDLFWDEVGVKWVYEQ; encoded by the coding sequence TTGTCTGTTAAACAGTGCTGGGCAATCATCGCAGGATTGATTTTGCTCAATATCTCGACGGTTCTATATTTTCTTTATGGCGGAACATCGAAGAATAACCTAGATGATACAGTAGCATCGGTAGGAGATGTGAATATTCAAAGAGCCGAATTGGCGGATAAGCTAGACCTATCCTATGGTCGTGAAACCTTGAGGAAAATGGTCAATGATGAGGTCATCCGCCAAATGGCTGATAAGAATGGTTTGTCTGTTACAAAAGAGGAAGTGGAGATGGAACGGCGCCTTCATCAATCGACCTATGGATATGGAAAAGAAGAAGGACGGGATGAGAAAAAGCTGATGGAGCAACTCAAGCTCTCTATTCTCTTTGAGAAAATCCTTACGAAGGATGTCCAAGTCGCCGCTGAGGAAATAGAGAGGTATTTGGATGAAAACAATAGCCTCTTCAATAAGCCGGATCTATACCATGTATCTCATATCATCGTTGAGAAGAAATCGGATGCAGAGAACATTATTAAGGATTTAAAGGCTGGGGCTGATTTTTCGGCCTTGGCTATGGAATATTCCCCGTCCGATCCAGAATACGATTTAGGGATGCTTTCTTTAGAGACAGATACCATACCAACAAGCTATAAAGTCTCCTTGAAGAATTTAAAGGCAGGTCAATGGAGTGAGCCTCATGAAGTAGATGAAGGCTACGCTGTTTTGTATGTTGAGGAGTTCATGGAAGGAAAGACATATACGGCAGAGCAGCTTGAGCCATATGTCAAACGGCGTATTGCCATGGAGCAGCTTGATGCGGTTGCTGCCGTCGATCTTTTTTGGGATGAAGTCGGGGTCAAATGGGTATATGAGCAATAG